CACACGCGCCTGAGCGACCTGCTCACGCACCTCTATGTGCTGATTCCCGTGCTGGATGACGACAAGCACTACTGGGTGGGCGACGAGGAGGTGGAGAAGCTCCTGCGGCACGGGGAGGGCTGGCTGGCGGCGCACCCGGAACGGGACATCATCACCCGGCGCTACCTGCGTCACCGCAGGAGCCTCGCGCGCGAAGCGCTGGAGCGGCTCTCCGGTGACGAAGCGCCCGAGCCGGAGGAGGGGACGCAGGCGCGCAACCAGGAGGAAGCCGCGCTCGAGTCGCGGCTGAGCCTCAACGAGCAGCGGCTCCAGGCGGTGGTCGCCGTCCTCAAGGAGAGCGGTGCCACGCGCGTGGTGGACCTGGGCTGCGGCGAGGGCAAGCTGCTCCGGGCCCTGCTCAAGGAGCGGCAGTTCACCGACATCCTCGGCATGGATGTGTCCTTCCGTTCGCTGGAGATTGCCCGGGACAGGCTGGACCTGGACCGGATGCCGGAGCTTCAGCGCCGCCGGATACAGCTGCTCCACGGCTCCCTCATGTATCGGGACGCGCGGCTGGCCGGGTACGAGGCCGCCTCTGTCATCGAGGTCATCGAGCACCTGGACCCGCCGCGCCTCGCGGCCTTCGAGCGCGTCCTCTTCGAGTCCGCCCGGCCCAACGTGGTGGCGCTCACCACGCCCAACGCCGAATACAACGTGCGCTTCGAATCGCTCCCCGCGGGCACCTTCCGCCACCGCGACCACCGCTTCGAGTGGACCCGGGCCGAGTTCGAATCCTGGGCCCAAGGCATCTGCGAGCGCTTCGGCTACAGCGTTCGTTTCCTCCCCGTGGGTCCCCTGGACCCGGACGTCGGTGCGCCGACCCAGATGGCGGTGTTCGCGCGATGAAGCTCACGATTCCTGAACTCTCCCTGGTCCTGCTCATCGGTCCATCCGGCGCGGGCAAGTCCACCTTCGCGCGCCGGCATTTCAAGCCGACCGAGGTCCTGTCGTCGGACACCTACCGGGGCATCGTCTCCGATGACGAGAACAGCATGGAGGCCACGAAGGACGCGTTCGAGACGCTGCGCTTCGTCGCGGCCAAGCGGCTGGCGCGGGGGCTGCTCACCGTCATCGACGCGACCAGCGTGCAGCCGGAGGCGCGCAAGCCCCTGGTGGAGCTCGCGCGCGAGTTCCACGTGCTGCCAGTGGCGGTGGTGCTCGACGTCCCCGAAAAGACGTGCCAGGAGCGCAACAGCCAGCGGCCCGACCGGGCCTTCGGTGCTCACGTGGTGCGCAACCAGCTCCAGCAGATGCACCGCTCGCTGCGAGGGCTGGAGCGCGAGGGCTTTCGCCACGTTCACGTGCTGAAGCCGGAGGTGCTGGAGGCCATCGAGTTCGTGCGGCAGCCGCTGTGGAACAACCGCAAGCACGAGCACGGGCCCTTCGACATCATCGGCGACGTCCATGGGTGCCGGGAGGAGTTGGAGGCGCTGCTGGGCAAGCTGGGCTACGAGGTGCGTCCACGGGCGGATGGGACGCCAGGGTTCGACGTGCGTCCGCCCGAGGGCCGCAAGGCCATCTTCGTGGGAGACCTGGTGGACCGGGGGCCGGATACCCCGGGCGTGCTCCGGCTCGTCATGGACATGGTGGCGGCGGGCAGCGCGCTGTGCGTCCCGGGCAATCACGAAGTGAAGCTGATGCGCAAGCTGCGCGGCCGGGACGTGAAGGTGTCCCACGGGCTTGCCCAGTCGCTGGAGCAGCTCGAGCGCGAGCCGGCTGAGTTCCACAAGGCGGTGGTGGACTTCATCGATGGGCTCGTCTCGCACTACGTCCTCGACGAAGGGCGGCTGGTGGTGGCGCACGCGGGCCTCAAGGCGTCCATGCAGGGCCGTGGTTCCGGCCGGGTGCGTGAGTTCGCCCTGTACGGGGAGACGACGGGCGAGACGGATGAGTTCGGTCTGCCCGTGCGCTTCAACTGGGCCGCGGAGTACCGGGGCAAGGCGGCGGTGGTGTACGGGCACACGCCAGTGCTGGAGGCGGACTGGCTCAACAACACGCTCTGCGTGGACACGGGCTGTGTGTATGGCGGCAAGCTGACGGCGCTGCGTTATCCGGAGCGAGCGCTCGTCTCGGTGCCCGCGGCGCGCGCCTACGCGGAGTCCATCCGGCCGCTGGGCGGTGCCGTCACGCCAGGGGGCGGGCTGAGCGCGCAGCAGGTGCATGACGACCTGCTGGACATCGACGACGTGCGGGGCAAGCGCGTGGTGACGACGCGGCTGAGCCAGAACGTGACGGTGCGCGAGGAGAACGCCACGGCGGCGCTGGAGGCGATGAGCCGGTTCGCCATCGACCCGAAGTGGCTCATCTACCTGCCGCCGACGATGTCGCCCTCGGAGACGAGCAAGGCGCCGGGCTACCTCGAGCACCCGGCGGAGGCGTTCGCCTACTACCGCAAGGAGGGGGTGGCGAAGGTCGTGTGCGAGGAGAAGCACATGGGCTCGCGCGCGGTGGTCGTGGTCGCCCGCGACGAGGCCGCGGCGCGCCGACGCTTCGGCGTCACGACGGGCGAGCTGGGCATCTGCTACACGCGCACGGGGCGCCGCTTCTTCTCGGACACAGGGCTCGAAGCGGCGTTCCTCGAACGGGTGCGCGCGGCGCTCACCGCGTCGGGTTTCTGGGAGGCGCACCAGACGGACTGGGCGTGCCTCGACGGGGAGCTGATGCCCTGGTCCTTCAAGGCCCAGGAGTTGCTGCGCGACCAATACGCGTCGGTGGGGGCGGCTTCACGCGCGGCGCTCACGGACGTGGTGTCGGTGCTGGAGCAGGCGGTGGGGCGCGGGCTGGAAGTAGGGGAGCTGGCCGCACGCTTCGGCGAGAAGGCGCGCAGCGTGGAGCGGTACGTGGAGGCATACCGACGCTACTGCTGGCCCGTGCATTCGCTGGAGGACGTGCGGTTCGCGCCGTTCCACCTGCTGGCGACGGAAGGGGTGGCGCACATGGACAAGGACCATGTGTGGCACATGGAGGCGCTCGCCCGGGTGTGCCAGGCGGATGCGACCTTGCTGGTGGCGACCCCGTTCCGGGTGGTGGCGCTGGAGGATGAAGCCGCGGTGGCGGAGGGCGTGCGCTGGTGGGAGGAGCTCACGGCGCGCGGAGGCGAGGGCATGGTGGTCAAGCCGCTCGACTTCGCGGTGCGTGGGCGAAAGGGGCTGCTCCAGCCGGCCATCAAGTCACGAGGTCCGGAGTACCTGCGCATCATCTACGGCCCGGAGTACACCGCGCCCGCGAACCTGGAGCGGCTGCGGCAGCGGGGCCTGTCCACGAAGCGCTCCCTGGCGCTGCGTGAGTTCGCGCTGGGGGTCGAAGGACTGGAGCGGTTCGCGCGAGGCGAGCCGCTGCGCCGTGTACATGAGTGTGTCTTTGGTGTCCTCGCCCTGGAGAGTGAGCCGGTGGACCCTCGGCTTTGATGTAGGCTCGGGGGCGGGAGCGACAGTCGCCCACTGGAGGGATGTGGATGAACTTCTACGACGAGCCATCCCCGTTCCTCTGGTGGGAGTCCAACCTGTGGTGGGTGCTCGCGCTGGCGATGTCCGCCGGGCTGGGCGTGTGGTACTGGCTGCTGTGGGGCCCACGTCAGCCTGGGGATGTTCTGACGGTGGCACCTGCACCTGTCATCGGCCGTCTCCGGCGGGTTTGGGATGCTGTGGCGTGGGCCGTGATGGCGACTGCCTTCATCGGCCCCATGGTGTTCGTCACGGCTGGGATGGTGGCGACCGACTCGCTCGTTCCTCACTGTGTGGTGATGGAGGGGCAGCCGTCGTTCTCGTACTTCATCCGGTGGCCTTGGTTTGGATTGGCCCTGGTGGCGCTCGTGGGCGGCATTGCCTATGCGCGTCGGGCTCAGTCGCCCAGGGATGCGCGGGACGTGCTCCTGGCCCGGCTCCCGCCAGATGTCTGCGAGGAAGTCTGAGAGCTGCTCTGGCGACCTGGGCACTGCACCGCCGGGATGCGGTGCAGCAGGCTCGCGCCGCGTATGACGCTCGCGAGGAGCCTCCTACGCCGCGCGAGCCGCGCTGAAGTCCGTGGCGGTGCGCCCCTCAGGGGCGCTGCTGGGCCAGCATCCAGGCGAACACCTTGGGCTCTTTGTAGACCCGGTCCCAGATGTAGTGATTGCCATCGTGGAAGAGGGTGAAGAGCACGGGCTTCGCCGGCTCGGCGCCCGTGGTGTCGGTGTTCGTCTGTCCATCAATCCATTCCCACTGCCCGCTCCCGGGCCGGAAGAGCGCCGTCGCTGTACGCGCCGGGGAGGGAAAGGTATCCATGACGCCACCGGTGCCGCCCATGGCGTGTCCCAGGTGCGTGAACCAGCCGGCGGTCGCGGTGTAGTAGATGTCGTTGTCGAGCAGGCCGTGTGAGCCCCAGATGGGAAGGTTCGCCTGAACCATCTTCAGGGCATCCGCGGCGCTCGAACCGTAGCCTCCGTTGCAGACGGGGATGGCGGCGGCGAGCTTCGAGGGGAAGAGCGATGCGTAGTTGAACGTCCCCGCGCCGCCCATGCTGAGGCCCGTCAGGTAGACGCGCTTCCTGTCTGTCTTGAACGTCGCCAGGATGTGCTCGAAGAAGGGGTCCAGGTTGTATTGGGCTTCGTAGGCGCTCCAGAATCCCGACGTGCTCGTCTGCGGAGAGACCAGGATGAAGGGATAGTCCTTCCCCTCCTGATCGATGTACGCCTGAGGCCCGTGCGCACGGACCTTCTTGAGCTGGTTGACGCCTCCATCTCCCTGCTCGCCCATCCCGTGGAGGAAGAAGACGACGGGCCAGTTCGAGCCTTCTTCGTAACCGGGAGGCAGGTACACGACATAGCCGTAGCCGCCCGGCGTCGAGGGTGACTTGTAGACCTCCTGCGTGGTGCCACGGCCCGTGGGCGCGGGTGTCACCTGGACCTTCACTCTGTCGCTGGCGGTAGCGCCGTCATCGTCCGTCACCGTCAGCTCGAACTCGTAGAGCCCCTGCACCAGCCCGGACGCCGTCGCGGAGAGCGTCGTGGCGCCCGTCAGGGTCGCGGTATTGGGACCGGACACCTGGGTCCACTGCCGCGTCACGACTGTTCCATCGCTGTCCGTCGCGGTGCCCGTGAGGGGCGCGGCATTCGTGGGCAGCATCACCGTCTGGTCCGCTCCGGCGGAGACCGTGGGCGGAAGGTTGGCGGGCGGCTCGCCCGTCACGGGGGCGCCGTAGATGACGACTTCGTTCATGCCCGCATAGCGGGTCCTCGAAAGGTGGAGGTACCGCGTGCGCTGGGTGACGGGCACGACCCACCAGGCTTGCCACCGGGTCAGGGTGATGTTCGTCACGGGCGTCCAGGCCCCCGGCTCGCCGGCCGCGAAGGAGACGCTGCCGCTGTCGAAGGTGTCGAAGACGCCAATCTCCGTGATGTCATACAGCGCGCCCAGGTCGATGATGAGACCCATGGGGTACGCGGAATCGTCGAAGATGACGTCACCCCAGGTCGTGACGGGCGCGGCGCCCGTTCCCGCGCGAGGGTCTCCAATGAGCGCCTGCTCATCGAAGAGGTTCTGGTAAGGACCCGCGACGGGACGAACGCCGTCGGGCTGCACCATGGACGCGGTGAGGGTCAGCTTGCTGCTCGTGAGGAGCGGCGCCGTCGCGGTGGTGTCGCCGGAAGGGTCCACGGCTTCGGGACTGCCACACCCGGCAATCATTGCGAGCGCGAAGACTGCCTTTTTGATGCGGTCATGAATATGCATGAAAAATCCAATGGCGGCTGTGAGTGGGAACCGTTGGCCGGAGCAATGGTAGTGTCAAAGCTGAAATCTTGGAATACTCGTATATCTGTGTTTCTGGGGTGTGAGCCTGGCTCCGCACCTTGAGGGGGGCTCATCCCCGCAAGGCCAGAAGGCATGGCGGCACCATCACCCGCCCCATGCGGGCAAGGGGAGAGGTAGCCCCGGCGTGCGCTGGTGCTTGGCGAAGGCGCTCGTCAGTATTCCCAAGCGCATGCGAACGAACCTCGTGGGTGCCGCGCTTCTCTTGTGGGCTGGTTGTGATTCCGCTCCGTTGGCCCCTGGGCC
This genomic stretch from Myxococcus virescens harbors:
- a CDS encoding PKD domain-containing protein, with product MHIHDRIKKAVFALAMIAGCGSPEAVDPSGDTTATAPLLTSSKLTLTASMVQPDGVRPVAGPYQNLFDEQALIGDPRAGTGAAPVTTWGDVIFDDSAYPMGLIIDLGALYDITEIGVFDTFDSGSVSFAAGEPGAWTPVTNITLTRWQAWWVVPVTQRTRYLHLSRTRYAGMNEVVIYGAPVTGEPPANLPPTVSAGADQTVMLPTNAAPLTGTATDSDGTVVTRQWTQVSGPNTATLTGATTLSATASGLVQGLYEFELTVTDDDGATASDRVKVQVTPAPTGRGTTQEVYKSPSTPGGYGYVVYLPPGYEEGSNWPVVFFLHGMGEQGDGGVNQLKKVRAHGPQAYIDQEGKDYPFILVSPQTSTSGFWSAYEAQYNLDPFFEHILATFKTDRKRVYLTGLSMGGAGTFNYASLFPSKLAAAIPVCNGGYGSSAADALKMVQANLPIWGSHGLLDNDIYYTATAGWFTHLGHAMGGTGGVMDTFPSPARTATALFRPGSGQWEWIDGQTNTDTTGAEPAKPVLFTLFHDGNHYIWDRVYKEPKVFAWMLAQQRP
- a CDS encoding 3' terminal RNA ribose 2'-O-methyltransferase Hen1 — translated: MLLTLSTTHHPATDLGYLLHKNPHRPQSFELSFGHAHVFYPEATEARTTVALLLEVDPVGLVRERRGPSGEGGVLAQYVNDRPYVASSFLSVALARTFRNAMSGSSKERPDLARQPLPLVARLSVLPCRGGEPFLRKLFEPLGYTVTATRHALDETVPDWGHSRYFTVTLEAHTRLSDLLTHLYVLIPVLDDDKHYWVGDEEVEKLLRHGEGWLAAHPERDIITRRYLRHRRSLAREALERLSGDEAPEPEEGTQARNQEEAALESRLSLNEQRLQAVVAVLKESGATRVVDLGCGEGKLLRALLKERQFTDILGMDVSFRSLEIARDRLDLDRMPELQRRRIQLLHGSLMYRDARLAGYEAASVIEVIEHLDPPRLAAFERVLFESARPNVVALTTPNAEYNVRFESLPAGTFRHRDHRFEWTRAEFESWAQGICERFGYSVRFLPVGPLDPDVGAPTQMAVFAR
- a CDS encoding polynucleotide kinase-phosphatase, whose translation is MKLTIPELSLVLLIGPSGAGKSTFARRHFKPTEVLSSDTYRGIVSDDENSMEATKDAFETLRFVAAKRLARGLLTVIDATSVQPEARKPLVELAREFHVLPVAVVLDVPEKTCQERNSQRPDRAFGAHVVRNQLQQMHRSLRGLEREGFRHVHVLKPEVLEAIEFVRQPLWNNRKHEHGPFDIIGDVHGCREELEALLGKLGYEVRPRADGTPGFDVRPPEGRKAIFVGDLVDRGPDTPGVLRLVMDMVAAGSALCVPGNHEVKLMRKLRGRDVKVSHGLAQSLEQLEREPAEFHKAVVDFIDGLVSHYVLDEGRLVVAHAGLKASMQGRGSGRVREFALYGETTGETDEFGLPVRFNWAAEYRGKAAVVYGHTPVLEADWLNNTLCVDTGCVYGGKLTALRYPERALVSVPAARAYAESIRPLGGAVTPGGGLSAQQVHDDLLDIDDVRGKRVVTTRLSQNVTVREENATAALEAMSRFAIDPKWLIYLPPTMSPSETSKAPGYLEHPAEAFAYYRKEGVAKVVCEEKHMGSRAVVVVARDEAAARRRFGVTTGELGICYTRTGRRFFSDTGLEAAFLERVRAALTASGFWEAHQTDWACLDGELMPWSFKAQELLRDQYASVGAASRAALTDVVSVLEQAVGRGLEVGELAARFGEKARSVERYVEAYRRYCWPVHSLEDVRFAPFHLLATEGVAHMDKDHVWHMEALARVCQADATLLVATPFRVVALEDEAAVAEGVRWWEELTARGGEGMVVKPLDFAVRGRKGLLQPAIKSRGPEYLRIIYGPEYTAPANLERLRQRGLSTKRSLALREFALGVEGLERFARGEPLRRVHECVFGVLALESEPVDPRL